CCCAGCGCACGTCCATGCCGACGCGGATGAACACGGTGACGATACCGGTGTCCTGGCAGATCGGGCGGTGGCCGGTGGCGCACATGCGCGAGTTGATCAGGATCTGGGCGATGGAGTCGCGCGCGGCGGGCGACTCTTCACGCAGGTAGGCCTCGTGCATCGCCTGGATGAAGTCGACGGGGTGGTAGTACGAAATGAATTGCAGGGCGTCGGCGACGCTCTGAATCAGGTCGTCTTGCTTGATCACGGTCATGCAGCGCGCTCCTCTTAAAGACGGGAACATTCGAAAAGGCATTCCGACAGTGCACACCTGTATGTCAGGAACGCCTGGCAAGGCGCCGGCTGGTCGGGCCGGCACAAAAAAGGCGCGGCAGTATACCGTGCCCCGCCGTGGGAAACACCTGCACGTGGTCTGGACCAAGGTCGGCAGGGGGCGGGCATCCTTCTTGCTGGCGCCGTAGAATGGGCAAAGAGCGACCCCAACCTCGTAGGAGCCGGCTTGCCGGCGAACCGCTCTCGAATCCGCCCCCACTGGAGAACACATGCCTGAACTATGCGTGGGCGAACACCGTTGGACAGTACCAACCGCCAGCAACCTGCTCGACGCGCTCAACGACGCGGGCTGTGCTGTGCCCTACAGCTGCCGTGCCGGCAGTTGCCATGCCTGCCTGGTGCGTTGCCTGGATGGGCAGCCCGACGACGCCAAGCCCGAGGCGCTGGCGGCGGACAAGCGCGAGCAAGGCTGGCGGCTGGCCTGCCAGTGTTCGGTCAGCGGCGACTTGCGGGTGGCATTGTTCGATCCGCAGCGCGACGGGTTGCCCGCATGGGTGCGTGAGTTGGCCTGGTTCGGCGATGTGCTGTGCCTGCGCCTGCAACCTGAAAGGCCACTGCGCTACCAGGCCGGACAGCACCTGGTGCTGTGGTGTGCTGATGCCGCACGGCCCTATTCATTGGCGAGCCTGCCCGGGGAGGAGGATTTCCTGGAGTTCCACATCGATTGCAGTCGTCCTGGCGCATTCTGCGACCGTGCCAGGCAACTAAAGGTGGGCGACGCAATGAGGCTTGGCGAGTTGCGCGGTGGTGCATTGCACTATGACCCGGACTGGCACGGGCGCCCACTCTGGCTGCTGGCGGCCGGTACAGGGCTTGCACCCTTGTGGGGCATTTTGCGCGAGGCATTGCGCCAGGGGCATCAAGGGGAGATCAGGGTGATGCATGTGGCACGCGATCAGGCAGGGCATTACCTGGCCGAGCCGTTGTCGCGAATGGCAGGTGTGACTGTCGAGCTGGTCTTGGCGGATCAGTTGGAGGAGGCGTTGGCGAGGTTGCGGCCGTCTTCGCGGCAGACGATGGCGCTGGTGTGCGGGGCGCCGGGGAGTGTCGAGCGGTTTGCGCGGCGGCTGTTCATTGCCGGGGTGCCGCGCAATCAGGTCTTGGCGGATGTGTTCACCGAGCATGCCTGACGTGTTGCCGTAGCTTGTACGGGCCCCTTCGCGGGCAAGCCCGCTCCCACAGAGGAAAAACATGGTCCCTGTGGGAGCGGGCTTGCAAGGAGACCCGCTTGAAGCAGATCAGCCGACCAGCGGATCACCCACGTGCAGGATCTTCATGCCGTTGGTGCCACCGATGGTGTGGTAGCTGTCGCCCTTGGTCAGGATCACCCAGTCACCTTGCTCCACCAGCCCACGCTTGAGCAGCTCGTCGACCGCCGCCTGGCTCACCTTGTCGGCCGGCAGCGAAGCCGGGTCGAAGGCGATCGGGTAGACGCCGCGGAACATCGACGCGCGCGCTTGCGTTGCGCGGTGCGGCGACAGGGCGAAGATCGGCACGTGCGAACGCAGGCGCGACATGATCAGCGGGGTGTAGCCACTTTCGGTGAGGGCGATGATCGCCTTGACGCCCGGGAAGTGGTTGGCGGTGTACATGGCCGCCAGGGCGATGCTCTCGTCGCAGCGCTCGAAGGTGGTGTGCAGGCGGTGGCTGGACTTCTGGTTGGTCGGGTGCTTTTCAGCGCCCATGCAGATGCGCGCCATGGCCTGGACGGCTTCGATCGGGTAGGCACCGGCGGCGCTTTCGGCCGACAGCATCACCGCGTCGGTGTTGTCGAGCACGGCGTTGGCCACGTCGGACACTTCGGCGCGGGTCGGCATCGGGTTCTGGATCATCGACTCCATCATCTGGGTTGCCACGATCACCGCCTTGTTGTTGCGGCGGGCGTGCTGGATGATCTTTTTCTGGATACCGATCAGCTCGGCGTCGCCGATTTCCACACCCAGGTCGCCACGGGCCACCATCACGGCGTCGGAGGCGGCGATCAGGCCGTCCAGCGTCTCGTCGTCGGCCACGGCTTCGGCGCGTTCGATCTTGGCCACCAGCCAGGCGCTGCCGCCAGCTTCGTCACGCAGCTTGCGGGCGTATTCCATGTCCTTGGCGTCACGCGGGAACGACACGGCCAGGTAGTCCAGGTCCATTTCCGCGGCCAGCTTGATGTCGGCCTTGTCTTTTTCGGTCAGGGCCGGGGCGGTCAGGCCGCCGCCTTTGCGGTTGATACCTTTGTGGTCGGACAGCGGGCCGCCGACGATCACCACGCAGCGCAGGGCGTCCGCTGTGGCGGTCTCGACGCGCATGACCACGCGGCCATCGTCGAGCAGCAGCTCGTCACCGACGCCGCAGTCCTTGACCAGATCGGGGTAGTCGATGCCGACGATATCCTGGTTGCCTTCGGTCAGCGGGTGGGCGGTGGAGAAGGTGAAGGTGTCACCGACTTTCAGTTCGATGCGCTTGTTGGCGAACTTGGCGATACGGATCTTCGGACCTTGCAGGTCGCCCAGCAGCGCGACGTGACGGCCGTTCTTGGCGGCGATGTCGCGGATCAGGCGGGCGCGGGCCTTGTGCTCGTCCGGCGTGCCGTGGGAGAAGTTCAGACGTGCCACGTCCAGGCCGGCGAGGATCAGCTGTTCGATCACTTCCGGCGAGTTGCTGGCGGGGCCAAGGGTGGCGACGATTTTGGTGCGGCGGATGGACATGCACAGACTCCTATAGTGAAGCGCAGCGAAAGGCTACTCCTGAATCTCGCTGTAGTCATTGTTCCGTTGCACTACCTGTGCACGCGCGTGGGTGGCATGTGAACGGTCGAGGTATGCTTGCAAATGCCTGTGAAGATTTGTCGAAAAAGGCCGATACACTGCCATCAAAGGAGAATTCCCATGCGCACCCTGATCGTTTTGACCATGGCGGCCAGTGTCGTCGGCTGCACCCGCTGGTCCATGGACCATCACCTGAACAACGCCTACCGCGCCTACGACCGCGGTGATTGCTCGAAAGTGATGCTGGAGCTGTCGCAGGTCGACCGCACCAGCCGTGCCCGCCCGTTCATCCACCCGGAAGTGTCGTTGCTGCGTGGCCAGTGCCTGGAGCGCCAGAAGCTCTTCGTCGATGCCGCGCAGACTTATCAGTACCTGATCCAGCAGTACCCGCGCAACGAATACGCCTACCGTGCCCAGGCCCGTCTGCAGACGCTGGAGAAGCTGGGCCACCTGCGTGGCACGGAAGCGGCGGTGGCCAATCCGGTGAACACTACACCTTGGCGTTAATGCCAAGGTTTCCATGATTTCATGTAGAGGCTGCCGCCGACTGGGCTAATCTGTTAAACATGTTGTATCGATTATCGCCAGTACCTTGTCTTCCTGGCTCCAGGTACAGGAACGCGCTGCGACCATGTTCATCGAACGCCATATCCAACGCCATCAGCTCCCCTGCGTGCTCAAGGTTTTCAACCGCTTCACCGACCAGCAGATCGGTTACCTGGGCAACGCATCCGAAGATGGCCTGATGCTGATCAGCCAGTTGCCGATCCTGGCAGGGCCGGACTTCGAGCTGCAACTGCGCGTGCCGCTGGCCGGCGGCGGGCTGCAGTTCATCAACCTCACTGCCAGTTGCCTGTGGTGCCGTGAAGACGAGACGCCGGGGCACTACGATGCTGGCTTCATGCTGCTGCAGGCCCCCCAGGAATACGATGAGTTCGTTCGCTCTCTGCGTGCCTTCTTCAGCTTCCGCCCCGTGAATGCTTCTGCCTGAGCACTGGCCCAGGCCCGGTACAGCCCGCTAGACTCTGGTCGACCTTGTTACAGGAAGACCCCGTGAGCTCCAGCATCTTCTGGCACGACTACGAAACCACCGGTATCAATCCGCGTTGCGACCGCCCGCTGCAGATGGCCGGTGTGCGCACTGACCTCGACCTCAACGAGATCGAGGAACCGATCAACCTCTACTGCCGCCCCTCGGACGATATCCTCCCGCACCCTGCCGCTTGCCTGGTGACCGGCATCACGCCGCAGCAGCTGGCCAGCCAGGGGCTGTGCGAGGCCGAGTTCATGACGCGCGTGCACACCGAACTGGCGCGCCCAGGTACCTGTGGGGCCGGCTACAACACATTGCGCTTCGATGACGAAGTTACCCGTTACAGCCTCTATCGCAACTTCTTCGACCCCTACGCCCGCGAGTGGCAGGGCGGCAACAGCCGCTGGGACCTGATCGACGTGGTGCGTACCGCCTACGCCTTGCGCCCCGAGGGGATTGTCTGGCCGCAGCAGGACGGGCGCACCAGTCTGCGCCTGGAGTTGCTCAGCAAGGCCAATGGCATTGACCACGGCCATGCCCACGAAGCACTTTCCGACGTGC
This genomic stretch from Pseudomonas entomophila harbors:
- a CDS encoding iron-sulfur-binding ferredoxin reductase, with the protein product MPELCVGEHRWTVPTASNLLDALNDAGCAVPYSCRAGSCHACLVRCLDGQPDDAKPEALAADKREQGWRLACQCSVSGDLRVALFDPQRDGLPAWVRELAWFGDVLCLRLQPERPLRYQAGQHLVLWCADAARPYSLASLPGEEDFLEFHIDCSRPGAFCDRARQLKVGDAMRLGELRGGALHYDPDWHGRPLWLLAAGTGLAPLWGILREALRQGHQGEIRVMHVARDQAGHYLAEPLSRMAGVTVELVLADQLEEALARLRPSSRQTMALVCGAPGSVERFARRLFIAGVPRNQVLADVFTEHA
- the pyk gene encoding pyruvate kinase, translated to MSIRRTKIVATLGPASNSPEVIEQLILAGLDVARLNFSHGTPDEHKARARLIRDIAAKNGRHVALLGDLQGPKIRIAKFANKRIELKVGDTFTFSTAHPLTEGNQDIVGIDYPDLVKDCGVGDELLLDDGRVVMRVETATADALRCVVIVGGPLSDHKGINRKGGGLTAPALTEKDKADIKLAAEMDLDYLAVSFPRDAKDMEYARKLRDEAGGSAWLVAKIERAEAVADDETLDGLIAASDAVMVARGDLGVEIGDAELIGIQKKIIQHARRNNKAVIVATQMMESMIQNPMPTRAEVSDVANAVLDNTDAVMLSAESAAGAYPIEAVQAMARICMGAEKHPTNQKSSHRLHTTFERCDESIALAAMYTANHFPGVKAIIALTESGYTPLIMSRLRSHVPIFALSPHRATQARASMFRGVYPIAFDPASLPADKVSQAAVDELLKRGLVEQGDWVILTKGDSYHTIGGTNGMKILHVGDPLVG
- a CDS encoding PilZ domain-containing protein encodes the protein MFIERHIQRHQLPCVLKVFNRFTDQQIGYLGNASEDGLMLISQLPILAGPDFELQLRVPLAGGGLQFINLTASCLWCREDETPGHYDAGFMLLQAPQEYDEFVRSLRAFFSFRPVNASA